One window of the Labilibaculum sp. genome contains the following:
- a CDS encoding metal ABC transporter ATP-binding protein — MKKILELKSLTAGYDEKIVLKGVNLVVKENDFLGIIGPNGGGKTTLLKVILGTIKPVEGEILPDGNDRCIIGYLPQINQIDNKFPIPVKEVVLSGLMSHKKIFGRYNSENKRRADELMTQMGIIHLKNKNIGELSGGQLQRVFLCRAIIADPQLLILDEPDTYVDSNFEGELYEILHHLNSHMAIIVVSHDVGTICSHVKSIACVNETLCYHDSNVISQEQLMAYNCPIDLITHGEVPHRVLKHHK; from the coding sequence ATGAAAAAAATTCTGGAATTAAAATCACTGACTGCAGGATACGATGAAAAGATTGTATTGAAAGGGGTGAATTTGGTGGTGAAAGAAAATGATTTTTTGGGAATTATCGGTCCTAACGGTGGAGGTAAAACAACGCTGTTAAAGGTAATTTTGGGTACTATAAAGCCTGTTGAGGGAGAAATACTGCCGGATGGTAATGACAGATGTATTATTGGTTATTTGCCTCAAATCAATCAAATTGATAATAAGTTTCCAATTCCTGTTAAAGAGGTTGTTCTTTCAGGATTAATGTCTCATAAAAAGATATTTGGAAGATATAATAGTGAGAATAAGAGGCGTGCAGATGAATTAATGACGCAAATGGGTATTATTCATTTGAAGAATAAAAATATTGGAGAGTTGTCTGGCGGACAATTGCAGCGTGTATTTTTGTGCCGGGCAATTATTGCAGATCCGCAGTTGTTGATTTTGGATGAGCCGGATACTTATGTGGATAGCAATTTTGAAGGAGAGTTGTATGAAATTCTTCATCATTTAAATTCTCATATGGCCATTATTGTTGTCTCTCATGATGTTGGAACAATATGTTCTCATGTAAAGTCAATTGCCTGTGTGAATGAAACACTATGTTACCATGATTCGAATGTGATATCGCAAGAGCAGTTGATGGCCTATAATTGCCCGATTGATTTAATAACACATGGCGAAGTTCCTCACCGAGTACTAAAGCATCACAAGTAA
- the lpdA gene encoding dihydrolipoyl dehydrogenase, producing MSYDLIVVGSGPGGYVAAIRASQLGLNVAVVERAELGGICLNWGCIPTKSLLKSAQVFEYMKHAGDYGLTVEGEVKPDFEKVVARSRGVAEKMSGGIQYLLKKNKIEVINGFGKLVGNKTVEVTAEDGTKSNHEAKHIILATGARSRELPNLPQDGKNIIGYRKALTLEKLPKSMIVVGSGAIGSEFAYFYSTMGTQVTLVEFLPEILPVEDEEVSKQMGRSFKKNKIKVMTNSTVESVEGSDGNLKVNIKNKKGEIEVHECEIVLSAVGIAPNTENIGLEEVGVATENGRVLVDDYFRTNVEGVYAIGDIIKGPALAHVASAEGICCVEKIAGMNVEPIDYTTIPGCTYTVPEVASMGLTEKAAKEAGYELKIGKFPFSASGKASAAGANEGFVKLVFDAKYGELLGAHMVGANVTEMIAELVTARKLETTGHELIKAIHPHPTMSEAIMEAAAAAYDEVIHI from the coding sequence ATGAGTTACGATTTAATAGTAGTAGGAAGTGGTCCAGGTGGTTACGTAGCCGCCATTCGCGCTTCACAATTGGGTTTGAATGTTGCAGTTGTTGAACGCGCCGAATTGGGTGGGATTTGTTTGAACTGGGGTTGTATTCCAACCAAATCTTTGCTGAAATCAGCACAAGTATTTGAATATATGAAACACGCCGGAGATTATGGATTGACTGTAGAAGGCGAGGTTAAACCTGATTTTGAAAAGGTGGTTGCCCGTAGTCGTGGTGTAGCTGAAAAAATGAGCGGCGGAATTCAGTACCTGCTTAAAAAGAACAAAATTGAGGTAATCAATGGTTTTGGAAAATTAGTAGGTAACAAAACGGTTGAAGTTACGGCTGAAGATGGAACTAAATCCAATCATGAAGCAAAGCATATTATTTTGGCAACTGGAGCGCGTTCCCGCGAATTGCCAAATCTTCCACAGGATGGAAAAAACATTATCGGATACCGCAAAGCATTGACTTTGGAGAAATTGCCTAAATCAATGATTGTAGTTGGTTCCGGAGCAATTGGATCGGAGTTTGCATACTTCTATTCTACTATGGGAACTCAGGTTACTTTAGTAGAATTTTTGCCGGAAATTCTTCCTGTTGAAGATGAAGAGGTTTCGAAGCAAATGGGACGTAGTTTCAAGAAGAATAAAATTAAAGTCATGACCAATTCTACAGTTGAATCTGTTGAAGGATCGGATGGCAATTTAAAAGTGAATATTAAAAATAAGAAAGGCGAAATCGAAGTTCATGAGTGCGAAATTGTGCTTTCAGCAGTGGGAATTGCGCCTAATACCGAAAATATTGGTTTGGAAGAGGTAGGAGTGGCTACTGAAAATGGCAGAGTTCTTGTCGACGATTATTTCAGAACCAATGTGGAAGGTGTTTATGCAATTGGCGATATTATAAAAGGACCTGCTTTGGCTCACGTTGCGTCGGCCGAAGGAATTTGCTGTGTTGAGAAAATCGCCGGAATGAATGTTGAACCAATTGATTATACAACCATTCCCGGATGTACATATACAGTTCCTGAAGTTGCATCGATGGGATTGACCGAAAAAGCTGCGAAAGAAGCTGGATACGAGTTGAAGATTGGTAAATTCCCATTCTCAGCATCGGGAAAAGCAAGTGCTGCCGGAGCCAACGAAGGATTTGTTAAACTTGTATTTGATGCTAAGTATGGAGAATTACTTGGTGCTCACATGGTGGGTGCTAACGTAACCGAAATGATTGCAGAATTGGTTACTGCCCGTAAATTGGAAACGACTGGTCATGAATTGATTAAGGCAATTCACCCGCATCCAACCATGTCCGAAGCTATTATGGAAGCAGCGGCGGCTGCTTACGATGAGGTAATTCACATTTAA
- a CDS encoding von Willebrand factor type A domain-containing protein has translation MRTKAILITLISLFLIGNLSAKSISGAVSDESNVPMPGVSIIIKGTGIGSVTNIEGKYTIEANENDILIFGFIGMIAQEIKVKQQSIINVILKAEDISLNEVVVCAYGISKQQAITGSAAGVRVKGRKFKKRNPVLLEMMDCEMEEDFNTEAYSAIHENGYKQAVKNPLSTFSIDVDAASYSNVRRFLTEGTKPPIDAVRIEEMVNYFNYDYAQPNDEHPFSITNEVAECPWNSENLLLHIGLQGKKIETKNLPASNLVFLLDVSGSMDSPNKLPLLKKAFKLLVGQLREDDRVAIVVYAGNSGLVLPSTSGSRKEDILNALNRLNAGGSTAGASGLKQAYKVASENFIEGGNNRIILATDGDFNIGQSSNAEMERLIEKEREKGIFISVLGFGMGNYKDDKMEIIADKGNGNYAYIDNLLEAKKVLVNEFGGTLFTIAKNVKIQIEFNPAVVAEYRLVGYENRMLASEDFEDDTKDAGELGSGHSVTALYEIKLMKNKKKQDQELKYQNTSLNANAYTGNELATVKFRYKKPDGKKSLLLEKIISNTRIDRRELSNNFKFSASVAGFGLLLRDSKFKGNCSYGMLIDLAQQSKGEDKEGYRSEFIQLMKLAKQL, from the coding sequence ATGAGAACAAAAGCAATTCTAATAACACTTATCAGCCTGTTTCTGATAGGAAATTTATCTGCGAAAAGTATAAGCGGAGCTGTAAGCGATGAATCGAATGTCCCAATGCCAGGTGTTAGTATAATAATTAAAGGAACAGGTATTGGTTCTGTTACTAATATTGAAGGAAAGTACACAATAGAAGCCAATGAAAATGACATATTAATTTTTGGATTTATTGGGATGATTGCACAGGAAATTAAGGTAAAGCAACAAAGTATCATTAATGTAATCCTAAAGGCAGAAGACATTAGCCTGAATGAAGTGGTTGTGTGCGCTTATGGAATAAGTAAACAACAAGCAATTACGGGAAGTGCTGCCGGAGTGCGTGTAAAAGGCAGGAAATTCAAAAAGCGCAATCCTGTACTATTAGAAATGATGGATTGCGAAATGGAAGAAGACTTCAACACAGAAGCTTACTCTGCCATTCATGAAAATGGATACAAACAAGCAGTTAAAAATCCACTCTCTACTTTCTCGATTGATGTTGATGCTGCTTCGTACAGTAATGTTCGTCGATTTTTAACAGAAGGAACCAAACCGCCAATTGATGCCGTTCGAATTGAAGAAATGGTGAATTATTTTAATTACGACTATGCGCAACCCAATGACGAGCATCCTTTTTCTATCACAAACGAAGTGGCTGAATGTCCGTGGAACTCAGAAAATTTATTGCTGCACATTGGTTTACAAGGCAAAAAAATTGAAACCAAAAATCTACCGGCATCCAATCTGGTATTTCTTCTTGACGTTTCAGGTTCGATGGATTCTCCAAACAAATTACCATTGCTAAAAAAAGCATTTAAGCTTTTGGTTGGTCAGCTTAGGGAAGATGACAGAGTTGCAATAGTTGTTTATGCCGGAAATTCAGGATTGGTTCTTCCCTCTACTTCAGGATCAAGAAAAGAAGATATCTTAAATGCACTTAACCGCTTAAATGCAGGTGGTTCTACTGCCGGAGCATCGGGACTAAAACAAGCATACAAAGTAGCAAGTGAAAATTTTATTGAAGGAGGAAACAATCGTATTATTTTAGCTACCGATGGTGATTTTAATATTGGTCAATCGAGTAATGCTGAAATGGAGCGATTGATTGAAAAAGAACGTGAAAAAGGAATTTTCATTTCTGTTTTAGGCTTTGGCATGGGAAATTACAAAGATGATAAAATGGAAATTATTGCCGATAAAGGAAATGGCAACTATGCCTACATTGACAATCTTTTGGAAGCAAAAAAAGTATTGGTAAATGAATTTGGCGGTACTTTATTCACCATTGCCAAGAATGTGAAAATCCAGATTGAATTCAATCCTGCTGTTGTGGCAGAATACAGATTGGTAGGATACGAAAACAGAATGTTGGCTAGTGAGGATTTTGAAGATGATACAAAAGATGCCGGAGAATTGGGATCTGGTCACAGCGTAACGGCTCTTTACGAGATCAAGTTAATGAAGAACAAGAAAAAACAAGATCAGGAATTAAAATATCAGAACACAAGTTTAAACGCCAATGCATATACGGGAAACGAACTGGCCACAGTAAAATTCCGCTACAAAAAACCAGATGGTAAAAAGAGTCTGTTATTGGAAAAAATAATTTCCAATACACGAATTGACAGGCGGGAACTATCCAATAACTTCAAATTCTCAGCTTCTGTTGCCGGTTTCGGACTTCTGTTAAGAGATTCAAAATTTAAGGGAAACTGTTCTTACGGTATGCTGATTGATCTGGCTCAACAATCAAAGGGCGAAGACAAAGAAGGCTACCGAAGTGAATTTATCCAATTAATGAAACTTGCCAAGCAATTATAG
- a CDS encoding metal ABC transporter permease — protein sequence MNELIELFQYNFFLNAVGAAILASISCGIIGSYIVARRIVFISGGITHASFGGIGLAWYLGLNPVFGAAVFGVLSALGIEWISKKTDVRQDSVIGILWAFGMALGILFIYMTPGYAPNLMSFLFGNILTVGALDLYLLLGLCVFTIAVFFFLLRPILFVAFDEEFARTQKAPVQFLNYLLISLVALAIVLNIRVVGIILVISFLTIPQTIANMFTNDFKRMIFGSIVFGILGSFIGLLVSYRINAPSGATIIFSFVILFVIAKLVQLVMISARRKSVD from the coding sequence ATGAACGAACTAATAGAGTTATTTCAATATAATTTCTTTCTAAACGCTGTTGGAGCAGCAATTCTGGCGAGTATTTCCTGTGGAATTATCGGTTCTTATATTGTCGCACGAAGAATTGTTTTTATCAGTGGCGGAATTACACATGCCTCTTTCGGAGGAATTGGCCTTGCCTGGTATTTAGGATTGAATCCGGTATTTGGAGCCGCGGTTTTTGGTGTGTTATCAGCTTTGGGAATTGAATGGATCTCGAAAAAAACTGACGTGAGACAAGATTCTGTTATTGGAATTTTATGGGCTTTTGGAATGGCTTTGGGTATCCTGTTTATTTACATGACACCTGGTTATGCACCCAATTTAATGAGTTTTTTATTTGGGAATATTTTAACTGTCGGAGCCTTGGATTTATATCTGCTTTTAGGTTTATGTGTATTCACAATTGCTGTATTTTTCTTCTTGTTACGGCCGATTTTATTTGTTGCCTTCGATGAAGAATTTGCACGAACGCAGAAAGCTCCGGTTCAGTTTTTAAATTATTTACTGATATCATTGGTGGCTTTGGCCATTGTTTTAAATATTAGAGTGGTTGGAATTATTCTGGTGATTTCGTTTTTAACAATTCCGCAAACCATAGCCAATATGTTTACGAATGATTTTAAGAGAATGATCTTCGGATCGATAGTATTTGGAATTTTGGGATCGTTTATTGGCTTACTGGTTTCTTATCGAATTAATGCACCATCCGGAGCAACGATTATCTTTTCGTTCGTAATCCTGTTTGTGATAGCAAAACTTGTTCAGTTAGTTATGATTTCGGCTAGGCGTAAAAGTGTGGACTAA
- a CDS encoding TlpA disulfide reductase family protein: MKKIFIAIAAIGLFLGSCTSKDQYKLTGKVEGMTEGKVYLSKLQDNKLVKTDSTEMTITGFSFEGTVASPDLYYIELDGQRGAIQVFLENTAITVDANVENLREAKVVGSLNQDVLTNFGELQKGFQEKQQALYPEYQKAAEAKNQVAMDSIEAEFNKSEADKFTASKEFLKLNGNTAAAAFVAYRIASPLNAAEMEEVYALLGENALASSYAGLLKDKIEVLKKVAIGQPAPDFTLNTADGTPLSLSSFKGKVVVIDFWASWCGPCRRENPHMVEMYNEVHASGVEFLGVSLDKEKDKWLKAIEDDGLIWNHVSDLKFWDSAAAKLYGINGIPATVVIDQDGNIAATKVFGEELKATIDKLIQ; the protein is encoded by the coding sequence ATGAAGAAAATTTTTATCGCAATTGCAGCGATTGGCCTTTTTTTAGGCTCTTGTACATCTAAAGATCAGTACAAATTAACCGGAAAAGTTGAAGGTATGACTGAAGGGAAAGTTTATCTTTCTAAACTTCAGGATAATAAATTGGTGAAAACTGATTCAACTGAAATGACCATCACGGGTTTTTCTTTTGAGGGAACTGTTGCCTCTCCGGATCTGTACTATATTGAGTTGGACGGTCAGCGAGGTGCAATTCAAGTGTTTCTTGAAAATACAGCAATTACTGTTGATGCCAATGTTGAAAACTTAAGGGAAGCTAAGGTTGTCGGTTCATTAAATCAAGATGTTTTAACAAATTTTGGTGAGCTGCAGAAAGGATTTCAGGAAAAACAACAAGCTTTGTATCCTGAATATCAAAAAGCAGCGGAAGCAAAGAATCAAGTTGCGATGGATTCTATAGAAGCAGAATTTAATAAATCAGAAGCTGATAAATTCACTGCAAGTAAGGAATTTTTAAAGTTGAATGGTAACACTGCTGCGGCAGCATTTGTTGCATATCGAATTGCCTCTCCACTTAATGCAGCCGAAATGGAAGAAGTTTACGCTTTGTTAGGTGAAAATGCTCTTGCTTCATCTTATGCAGGTTTACTTAAGGATAAGATTGAGGTGTTGAAAAAAGTAGCAATCGGACAACCGGCTCCTGATTTTACTTTGAATACCGCAGATGGAACACCACTTAGCTTGTCTTCTTTTAAAGGGAAAGTTGTGGTTATTGATTTTTGGGCATCATGGTGTGGTCCTTGTAGAAGAGAAAACCCTCATATGGTTGAAATGTATAATGAAGTTCACGCTAGTGGTGTCGAATTTTTAGGAGTCTCTTTAGATAAAGAAAAGGATAAATGGTTGAAAGCAATCGAAGATGATGGATTGATTTGGAATCATGTATCTGATTTAAAATTTTGGGACTCTGCAGCCGCAAAATTATATGGCATTAATGGGATTCCAGCAACAGTTGTAATTGACCAAGATGGAAACATTGCCGCTACAAAAGTATTTGGTGAAGAATTGAAAGCTACAATCGATAAGCTGATTCAGTAG
- the meaB gene encoding methylmalonyl Co-A mutase-associated GTPase MeaB: MSDKNKRDHIENAPDYKALKVNKGISKPPSINPRIADRLKMNKRKKYSVEDYVKGILEGNIGMLSQAITLTESSKHEHQSVAQEIIERCLPYSGKSVRIGVTGVPGAGKSTFIEAFGKHVTQQGHKLAVLAIDPSSERSKGSILGDKTRMEELAVDPKAYIRPSPSAGSLGGVARKTRESLILCEAAGFDTILIETVGVGQSETAVHSMVDFFLLIKIAGAGDELQGIKRGIMEMADAISINKADGNNIHKAQLARVQFENALHLFPQSPSGWIPKVLTCSSIEKTGIDTIWDNIMEYCHHTQQNGYFDQRRSEQAKYWMYETINEQLRDRFYHLELIKGQIPDFEQKVLNDEMSSFVAAHKLLDAYFSDVKNKG; the protein is encoded by the coding sequence ATGTCAGATAAAAACAAAAGAGATCATATTGAAAATGCGCCTGATTACAAAGCGCTTAAGGTGAATAAGGGTATAAGTAAGCCACCATCGATTAATCCAAGGATTGCAGATAGGCTTAAAATGAATAAGCGGAAAAAATATTCTGTTGAGGATTATGTGAAGGGAATTTTAGAAGGGAATATTGGGATGCTAAGTCAGGCAATAACTCTTACCGAAAGCTCAAAACATGAACATCAGTCGGTAGCTCAGGAGATAATAGAAAGATGTTTGCCTTATTCCGGAAAGTCTGTCAGGATTGGAGTAACAGGAGTTCCTGGAGCGGGAAAAAGTACCTTTATTGAAGCATTTGGAAAGCATGTAACCCAACAGGGTCATAAATTGGCGGTATTGGCAATTGATCCCAGTAGTGAGAGAAGTAAGGGCAGTATTTTGGGAGATAAAACACGAATGGAAGAATTGGCGGTTGATCCCAAAGCTTATATCCGGCCTTCACCTTCGGCCGGATCTTTGGGTGGAGTGGCACGTAAAACCCGCGAAAGTTTAATTCTTTGCGAAGCCGCTGGTTTCGATACTATTTTGATCGAAACAGTTGGTGTAGGACAGTCGGAAACAGCTGTACATTCCATGGTAGATTTCTTTTTACTAATTAAAATTGCCGGTGCCGGTGATGAATTACAGGGAATTAAACGAGGAATTATGGAAATGGCCGATGCAATCAGTATTAATAAGGCTGATGGGAATAATATTCACAAAGCTCAATTGGCAAGGGTTCAATTTGAAAATGCTTTGCATTTGTTTCCTCAATCACCATCTGGGTGGATTCCCAAAGTTCTTACCTGTTCGTCTATCGAGAAAACAGGTATTGATACGATTTGGGATAATATTATGGAGTATTGCCATCATACACAGCAAAATGGATACTTTGATCAGCGAAGAAGTGAACAGGCCAAATATTGGATGTATGAAACAATTAATGAGCAATTACGGGATAGATTTTATCATCTGGAATTAATAAAAGGGCAAATTCCTGATTTTGAACAGAAGGTTTTGAATGATGAGATGAGCTCTTTTGTTGCTGCACACAAACTATTGGATGCTTATTTTAGTGATGTAAAAAATAAAGGGTAA
- a CDS encoding C1 family peptidase, whose amino-acid sequence MKKFLLVPILALTFSTMSIGQNKGTVDAKMLNEIRSSFKLDASSRAIQNAITNSESIRELSLNHEKIGKTDHFFKYRVDVKGITNQESSGRCWMFTSMNTIRPEVMKKFNLNSFDFSHNYNYFWDLFEKSNLFLENIIATADRKMDDREVVLYFKGPVDDGGVWNSFFNVAKKYGVVPAEVMPETKVSNKTREITSLINEKLRGEGYKLRNMIAEKASVKDIALAKMTALKSIYRMLALSLGEPPVNFSWRFKDADGKISESKMYTPKEFLAEINPDFANTELVMIMNDPTRDYYKVYEIKNYRNVEEGINWTYLNLPNDEIKKFAMASIKNNEAMYASCDVGKQHNRKAGVMDLNTYDYASLLGVEFDMDKKARVLTRQSGSSHAMALIGVDVDENEVPVKWEFENSWGSTSGNNGYLTFTDEWFSEYMFRVVINKNYLDEKAKEALKTTPILLPVWDYMF is encoded by the coding sequence ATGAAGAAATTTTTATTGGTACCTATTCTTGCATTGACATTCAGTACCATGTCAATTGGACAAAATAAGGGAACTGTAGATGCTAAAATGTTGAACGAGATTCGTTCAAGTTTCAAATTGGATGCTTCGAGCAGAGCAATTCAAAATGCAATTACCAATTCGGAAAGTATTCGAGAGCTGTCTCTCAATCATGAAAAGATTGGAAAAACAGACCATTTTTTCAAATACAGAGTTGATGTAAAGGGAATTACGAATCAGGAAAGTTCAGGCAGATGTTGGATGTTTACTTCTATGAATACAATTCGTCCGGAAGTAATGAAAAAATTTAATTTGAATTCATTCGATTTTTCTCACAACTACAACTATTTCTGGGATTTGTTCGAGAAATCAAATTTGTTTCTTGAGAATATAATTGCAACTGCTGATCGTAAGATGGATGATCGGGAAGTTGTTCTTTATTTTAAAGGTCCTGTTGATGACGGCGGCGTTTGGAATTCTTTTTTTAATGTAGCTAAAAAATATGGTGTTGTTCCGGCGGAAGTAATGCCGGAAACAAAGGTGAGCAATAAAACCCGCGAAATTACAAGCTTGATCAATGAAAAATTAAGAGGAGAGGGATACAAGCTTCGTAATATGATTGCTGAAAAAGCATCGGTGAAAGATATTGCATTGGCAAAAATGACCGCTTTAAAATCAATTTACCGCATGTTGGCTTTAAGTTTGGGCGAACCTCCGGTAAATTTTTCATGGAGATTTAAGGATGCTGATGGAAAAATCAGCGAAAGCAAAATGTATACTCCTAAAGAATTTTTGGCTGAAATTAATCCTGATTTTGCGAATACTGAATTGGTGATGATCATGAATGATCCGACTCGTGATTATTATAAGGTATACGAAATTAAGAATTACAGAAATGTTGAGGAAGGAATCAATTGGACGTATTTAAATCTTCCGAATGATGAAATTAAAAAGTTTGCAATGGCTTCTATCAAGAACAATGAAGCAATGTATGCATCCTGCGATGTAGGAAAACAACACAACAGAAAAGCGGGTGTAATGGATTTGAATACCTACGATTATGCTTCTTTACTGGGAGTCGAATTCGATATGGATAAAAAAGCCAGAGTTTTGACTCGTCAATCCGGTTCTTCTCATGCAATGGCATTGATTGGCGTTGATGTGGATGAAAATGAAGTGCCTGTGAAATGGGAATTTGAAAACTCGTGGGGAAGTACCTCAGGAAATAATGGATATTTAACTTTCACAGATGAATGGTTCTCGGAATATATGTTTCGTGTGGTAATCAACAAAAACTATTTGGACGAGAAAGCGAAGGAAGCACTTAAAACAACTCCGATATTACTGCCGGTTTGGGATTATATGTTTTAG
- a CDS encoding metal ABC transporter solute-binding protein, Zn/Mn family: MYLVNKFILVLLAGIIMSCQSGKVEKESNLISVSILPQKYFIERIAGNDFKVNVLIPPGASPATYEPTPMQMKDVAKSIAYFKIGYIPFETVWLNNLLEGTDDIKLIDLSKGIELIKGQEKHGDHFHEGGIDPHIWSSLKSVKILSKNLYQELIKMAPEKTDIYEKNYQQFLSEIEELDQVAEDSFRNKKGMSFMIFHPALTYLARDYHLHQISVEMDGKEPSPTHMKHLVEEAQRLSIKHVFVQKQFNVENAKSIVAEIDGDVVVIDPLAEDWLTEMKRIITILKD; this comes from the coding sequence ATGTATTTAGTAAATAAATTTATTCTAGTCTTGCTGGCAGGTATTATAATGTCTTGTCAATCAGGTAAAGTAGAGAAGGAGTCCAATTTGATTTCTGTAAGTATATTGCCTCAAAAATATTTTATTGAGCGGATTGCAGGTAATGATTTTAAAGTAAATGTTCTGATTCCTCCGGGAGCCAGTCCGGCAACTTATGAGCCAACCCCAATGCAAATGAAAGATGTTGCCAAGTCGATCGCTTATTTTAAAATTGGTTATATTCCCTTCGAAACTGTTTGGCTGAATAATTTATTGGAAGGAACTGATGATATTAAGCTTATAGACCTTTCGAAAGGCATTGAATTGATTAAAGGTCAGGAGAAGCATGGAGATCATTTTCATGAAGGTGGAATCGATCCTCATATTTGGTCATCACTAAAATCAGTAAAAATACTTAGCAAGAATTTGTATCAGGAACTAATTAAAATGGCTCCTGAAAAGACGGATATTTATGAGAAAAATTATCAGCAGTTTCTTTCTGAAATAGAAGAATTAGATCAGGTAGCTGAAGATTCATTTAGGAATAAAAAAGGAATGTCGTTTATGATTTTTCATCCTGCTTTGACCTATTTGGCAAGAGATTATCACTTACATCAAATATCTGTAGAGATGGATGGTAAAGAGCCATCTCCAACTCATATGAAACATTTGGTAGAGGAAGCTCAGCGATTAAGTATAAAACATGTTTTTGTTCAGAAACAATTTAATGTTGAGAATGCCAAATCAATTGTTGCCGAGATTGATGGTGATGTTGTTGTTATTGATCCTTTGGCGGAAGATTGGCTGACTGAAATGAAAAGAATCATTACTATACTTAAAGACTGA
- a CDS encoding DEAD/DEAH box helicase: protein MFLKKLDPQLLEAIEEYGFETPTEVQKSCISKIKSGVDLFVKAPDESGKTHTIIIGIIQQLKADFEDVPRAIVVVSDREKAIQLKEQFLALSHNTSLRIFSEGDAGNLHNLRDKIYAGSDIVIATARKFNELYSFSGINLSNLKIVAIDDAEMIIKEQIVSDINRLSDNLPKSQRIVFTNKITNKMEDYMENYMYSPIVMDFE, encoded by the coding sequence ATGTTTTTAAAAAAATTAGATCCACAGCTTTTAGAAGCTATTGAAGAATATGGTTTTGAAACTCCAACAGAAGTTCAAAAGAGTTGCATCTCAAAAATAAAAAGCGGTGTTGATTTATTTGTTAAAGCTCCTGATGAATCCGGGAAAACCCATACTATAATTATTGGTATTATTCAGCAGCTTAAAGCTGATTTTGAGGATGTACCAAGAGCCATTGTTGTTGTTTCGGATAGAGAGAAAGCAATTCAACTGAAAGAACAGTTTCTGGCACTAAGTCACAATACCAGCCTGAGGATATTTAGTGAAGGTGATGCAGGGAATTTACACAACCTGCGTGATAAAATTTATGCCGGTTCGGATATTGTTATTGCAACAGCAAGAAAATTCAACGAATTGTACTCGTTTAGCGGAATCAATCTTAGCAATTTAAAAATAGTTGCCATTGATGATGCTGAGATGATTATTAAAGAACAAATTGTTTCGGATATTAATCGACTATCTGATAATCTTCCCAAATCACAACGAATTGTATTTACCAATAAAATCACCAATAAAATGGAAGATTACATGGAAAACTACATGTATTCTCCTATTGTTATGGATTTTGAATAA
- a CDS encoding Dps family protein, producing MKNSKSNLEVAELNAKEREVEQLQILLANYQLYYQNLRNFHWNVGGNDFFELHAKFEELYVDASDKVDEIAERVLTLEGHPLGNFSDYVAISTIQEANSNCSGTDMVKQIIQSHNILIGKVKEVLIQANENEDEGTLDILPAYVSYFEKLNWMFKAYLR from the coding sequence ATGAAAAACAGTAAAAGTAACCTGGAAGTAGCAGAATTAAATGCAAAAGAAAGAGAAGTAGAGCAATTGCAAATATTGTTGGCCAATTATCAATTGTATTATCAGAATTTACGCAATTTTCATTGGAATGTAGGGGGAAACGATTTTTTTGAGTTGCACGCCAAATTTGAGGAGTTGTATGTTGACGCCAGCGATAAAGTGGATGAAATTGCAGAGCGGGTATTAACATTGGAAGGTCATCCTTTGGGAAATTTTTCCGATTACGTTGCCATTTCAACCATTCAGGAAGCCAACTCAAATTGTTCAGGTACCGATATGGTGAAACAAATTATTCAGTCGCACAATATTTTAATCGGGAAAGTAAAAGAAGTATTAATTCAGGCAAATGAAAATGAGGATGAAGGAACTTTAGATATTCTGCCAGCCTACGTTTCTTATTTTGAGAAGCTAAACTGGATGTTTAAAGCATATTTGCGCTAA